The DNA region TACTTCTCTATGTTTCCAATATTCCCTTGGCCTTTGCTCAAGATGAAAACCAATTTATCTACAATGGCTTCCAGCAAGCCAAGCTGCAGCTTGATGGAATCGCAGTAATCCACAGCAATGGTCTACTGCAGCTAACCAACCTTTCATATAAACAAACTGGTCATGCTTTCTACCAATTCCCTCTAAAGTTTAACACAACTTCATCCACTTTAACttcatctctttcattttctaccAACTTTGTGTTTGCCATGGTTGCCGAGGGGAATAACCCTGGTGGTCACGGCATTGCCTTCACCATCAGTCCCTCGAGAGACTTCTCCCGTACTCAAGGAAGTCGGTTTCTGGGGCTCTTCAATAGTTCAACTAACGGCCTTTCTACAAACCACATCTTGGCCATCGAGCTTGATACTGTTCAGAACGCTGACTTACAAGATATTGAAATGAATCATGTGGGAGTCGATGTGAACGGCATGATATCAAATGAATCAGCTGCTGCAATGTATTTTTCCAATGAAGAAGGGAAGAATATAAGGTTGGATCTCATGAGTGGGAATCCAATGCATCTCTGGATAGACTATGATGAAGCAGAAAAGTTACTCAATGTAACACTCGCTCCAACCACAATCCCAAAACCAGACCGGCCTCTATTGTCAACACCCATTGATTTGTCTGAAATTCTCTTGGAATCCATGTATGTTGGTTTCTCTTCAGCCACAGGTGCACTTGCAAGTTCCCACTACATTCTTGGATGGAGCTTTAATAAAAGTGGACCATCACAAAGCCTTGATGTTTCAAGCCTCCCTCCACTTCCCCGACAGGGGAAAAGAGCGAAACCAAGCCCAATGATCATGACTTCTGTCATAGCAGTAGCACTTGTGCTGATAACCGTCGCTGGAGCTGCTTACAttttgaggaggaagaaatatgaagaaatacGAGAAGATTGGGAAGAGGAGTATGGCCCCCACAGGTTCAGCTACAAGAATCTCCACAAAGCAACCAAAGGTTTCAAAGACACTGAGcttcttggagaaggaggttttggaaAGGTTTACAGAGGAATACTTCCTTCTTCTAATCTACAAATTGCAGTAAAGAGAGTCTCCCATGATTCCAAACAAGGTATGAAGGAATTTGTGGCTGAGATCGTTAGCATGGGAAGACTGAGGCATAGAAACTTGGTGCAGCTCCTTGGCTATTGCCGGCGAAGGGGCGAACTCCTCTTGGTGTATGATTATATGCCCAATGGAAGCCTTGACAAGTTCTTATATAGCAATGAAAAACCAAATCTTAACTGGGTTCAACGGTTTAGAATCATCAAAGGAGTAGCATCTGGCCTTCTTTACCTCCATGAAGAGTGGGAGCAGGTTGTTCTACACCGAGATGTAAAAGCAAGCAATGTTCTATTGGATGCTGAATTAAATGGAAGGCTAGGAGACTTTGGCCTTGCCAGATTATACGACCATGGCACCAATCCTCAAACCACCCATGTGGTAGGGACTCTGGGTTATTTGGCTCCGGAGCTTACTAGAACGGGAAGGGCAACCACTTGCAGTGATGTGTTTGCTTTTGGGGCTTTCATGCTGGAAGTGGCTTGTGGAAGGAGGCCGATAGAGGTACCAGCCCTGGGACTGCCTGAACGGATGATTTTGGTTGATTGGGTCTCTGAGTGCTGGAGAAGAAGAGCTATCCTTGATGCTAGCGATCCAAGATTGGAAGGGAATTATGTGGTGGAGGAAATGGTATTAGTTTTGAAACTAGGCCTGTTTTGCTCATTTGCAATACCAGCTGCAAGGCCTAGCATGAAGCAAGTGATGCAGTTGTTGGATGGTGATGCTGATCTGCCGGAATTACCACATGACAGTGTTTTTGGTGCATTTTCAAGTGATGAATCATCC from Corylus avellana chromosome ca10, CavTom2PMs-1.0 includes:
- the LOC132164124 gene encoding L-type lectin-domain containing receptor kinase SIT2-like produces the protein MATFLRSLHFLILLYVSNIPLAFAQDENQFIYNGFQQAKLQLDGIAVIHSNGLLQLTNLSYKQTGHAFYQFPLKFNTTSSTLTSSLSFSTNFVFAMVAEGNNPGGHGIAFTISPSRDFSRTQGSRFLGLFNSSTNGLSTNHILAIELDTVQNADLQDIEMNHVGVDVNGMISNESAAAMYFSNEEGKNIRLDLMSGNPMHLWIDYDEAEKLLNVTLAPTTIPKPDRPLLSTPIDLSEILLESMYVGFSSATGALASSHYILGWSFNKSGPSQSLDVSSLPPLPRQGKRAKPSPMIMTSVIAVALVLITVAGAAYILRRKKYEEIREDWEEEYGPHRFSYKNLHKATKGFKDTELLGEGGFGKVYRGILPSSNLQIAVKRVSHDSKQGMKEFVAEIVSMGRLRHRNLVQLLGYCRRRGELLLVYDYMPNGSLDKFLYSNEKPNLNWVQRFRIIKGVASGLLYLHEEWEQVVLHRDVKASNVLLDAELNGRLGDFGLARLYDHGTNPQTTHVVGTLGYLAPELTRTGRATTCSDVFAFGAFMLEVACGRRPIEVPALGLPERMILVDWVSECWRRRAILDASDPRLEGNYVVEEMVLVLKLGLFCSFAIPAARPSMKQVMQLLDGDADLPELPHDSVFGAFSSDESSAFKSFPFTLSSAPSMCSTDSILKSGR